The proteins below are encoded in one region of Paenibacillus sp. YYML68:
- a CDS encoding S-layer homology domain-containing protein codes for MNTRRLSIKQFLVAAALLILTTGLAGSTIAVKADPTLQHVSNELKMEFTVLEPVPDPVPVPVDTGSSEPTTEQITVVVDSGDSRGGTVSTATIERTTKTNGSKQDKVTFTPDKAQETLDRAVVSGQKTSRIVIPDTKDEVAEVNVSIPRDTLSKLSGGSMSLEIYTDNARIVLPSNSLNGLDKDVFFRVVPIKDQPQRLQVEQRAKQEQVVRDALGDGTVQVVGRPATIETNISSRPVDIVLPLRDVTLPTDAQERQSFLADLVIFIEHSDGDRVLVKPEPIAFKDEQLGLKFTVTKFSTFTILNMENWEEYFNAQQGAREGKHQPYMLGYPDQTFRPDRGISRAEMAAILNRLGARSAAGASNVELVPAAYTDLEPQHWAHTAIDETTKNGLMSGYPDGSFAPEKPVTRAELAAVVSRWKGYSTEGDVSSKLTDLAGHWALRHIAQAEQDGLVQGFPDGTFQPDKPLSRAEAVTTLNRLLKRGPLTGYTLIPWSDVSRGHWAADDIMEASVPHSFTKDASGKEKMVEPQ; via the coding sequence TTGAATACACGACGACTTTCTATCAAACAGTTCCTCGTCGCAGCCGCCCTGCTCATCTTAACGACAGGACTGGCCGGCTCCACCATTGCCGTGAAGGCGGACCCGACGCTTCAGCACGTATCGAACGAGCTGAAGATGGAGTTCACGGTGCTTGAGCCTGTGCCTGATCCGGTGCCTGTTCCGGTCGACACAGGTTCCAGCGAGCCGACGACGGAGCAGATTACGGTCGTTGTCGATAGCGGCGACTCACGTGGAGGCACAGTCTCGACAGCGACGATCGAGCGAACGACGAAGACTAACGGCTCCAAGCAGGACAAGGTGACCTTCACGCCGGATAAGGCACAAGAGACGCTGGACCGCGCTGTAGTCAGCGGGCAGAAGACGTCCCGAATCGTCATTCCAGATACGAAGGACGAGGTCGCCGAGGTGAATGTCAGCATCCCACGGGACACACTGTCCAAGCTGTCTGGGGGCAGCATGAGCCTTGAGATCTACACAGACAATGCACGTATCGTACTCCCAAGCAATTCACTGAACGGACTCGATAAGGACGTGTTCTTCCGGGTCGTGCCGATCAAGGATCAGCCGCAGCGCTTGCAGGTCGAACAGCGAGCGAAACAGGAGCAAGTCGTGCGTGATGCGCTCGGTGACGGTACCGTACAGGTCGTCGGACGACCGGCTACGATCGAGACGAACATCTCGAGCCGCCCTGTAGACATTGTACTTCCGCTGCGCGACGTTACGTTGCCGACCGATGCACAGGAGCGCCAGTCGTTCCTTGCTGACCTCGTCATCTTCATCGAGCATAGCGACGGCGACCGCGTTCTAGTGAAGCCAGAGCCGATCGCGTTCAAGGATGAGCAGCTAGGCTTGAAGTTCACGGTGACGAAGTTCAGTACATTCACGATTCTCAATATGGAGAATTGGGAGGAGTACTTCAACGCCCAGCAAGGCGCACGAGAAGGCAAGCACCAGCCTTATATGCTCGGTTATCCGGATCAGACGTTCCGTCCAGACCGAGGCATTAGCCGGGCAGAGATGGCAGCTATCCTGAATCGTCTCGGAGCAAGAAGCGCTGCAGGCGCGTCGAATGTTGAGCTCGTACCAGCAGCTTACACGGATCTGGAGCCTCAGCACTGGGCCCATACAGCCATTGACGAGACGACGAAGAACGGTCTCATGAGCGGATATCCGGACGGCTCCTTCGCACCGGAGAAGCCGGTTACACGAGCAGAGCTTGCGGCTGTCGTATCGCGCTGGAAGGGCTACAGCACGGAGGGCGACGTATCGTCCAAGCTTACTGACCTTGCAGGTCATTGGGCGCTCCGTCACATTGCACAAGCGGAACAGGACGGTCTCGTGCAAGGGTTCCCGGACGGCACGTTCCAGCCGGATAAGCCGCTGAGCCGTGCGGAAGCGGTCACGACGTTGAACCGTCTGCTGAAGCGCGGACCGCTCACAGGCTATACGCTCATCCCTTGGAGTGATGTGAGCAGAGGACATTGGGCAGCTGACGATATTATGGAAGCGTCTGTCCCGCACAGCTTCACGAAGGATGCTTCAGGCAAGGAGAAGATGGTTGAGCCGCAATAA
- a CDS encoding ABC transporter ATP-binding protein, whose product MITLKQGCKRYGRTVALDHVDVTIGEGKIVGLLGVNGAGKSTLLQCIAGLRRLDSGELLVDGSKPSAEVRARLAYLPDSDTYYSWMKLQDAMDYTRDLFADWDSRKAAHLLDYFRLQPDMRLSAMSKGMRAKAKLLLALSRRARYVLLDEPLSGIDVLARESLIQGLVEDFAEEGQTILMTTHEVKEIEMILDEVLFLRNGRIVLEGSLEQLKLSRKQSLVEMMKELYADEYV is encoded by the coding sequence ATGATTACGTTGAAGCAAGGCTGTAAGAGGTACGGCCGCACCGTCGCCCTCGACCATGTGGACGTGACGATCGGAGAAGGGAAGATCGTCGGTCTGCTCGGCGTGAACGGTGCTGGGAAATCGACACTGCTCCAGTGCATCGCTGGGCTCCGGCGTCTGGATAGCGGCGAGCTGCTCGTAGATGGGAGCAAGCCGTCCGCTGAGGTGCGTGCGCGTCTGGCGTATTTACCCGACAGCGACACGTACTACAGCTGGATGAAGCTGCAGGACGCGATGGACTACACGAGGGACTTGTTTGCCGACTGGGACTCGCGCAAGGCAGCACATCTGCTCGATTACTTCCGTCTGCAGCCGGATATGCGCCTGAGCGCGATGTCCAAGGGTATGCGAGCCAAGGCGAAGCTGCTGCTCGCCCTCAGCCGCAGAGCCCGCTATGTGCTGCTCGATGAACCACTGTCCGGCATCGACGTGCTCGCTCGAGAGAGCTTGATCCAAGGACTTGTGGAGGACTTCGCTGAGGAGGGACAGACGATTCTCATGACGACGCATGAGGTGAAGGAAATTGAGATGATACTAGACGAGGTGCTGTTCCTGCGCAATGGCCGTATCGTGCTGGAGGGCTCGCTGGAGCAATTGAAGCTCTCGCGCAAGCAGTCGCTCGTCGAGATGATGAAGGAGCTGTATGCCGATGAATACGTATAG
- a CDS encoding GntR family transcriptional regulator, which produces MLEFNDREPIYLQIIADFKRKLINGTYSPGQPIASRRELAKQLGVNPNTVQRAYSEMEDEGFIHTARGQGSVLTTDAAVLHSVKREMIGGIVAGFITEMQALGIGKTELLQLVLEQLDAQGQGQSGGE; this is translated from the coding sequence TTGCTGGAATTTAATGATCGGGAGCCCATCTACCTGCAAATTATCGCGGACTTCAAGCGCAAGCTGATCAACGGCACCTACAGCCCCGGTCAACCCATTGCGTCTCGCCGGGAGCTGGCGAAGCAGCTCGGTGTGAACCCGAATACGGTACAGCGGGCGTACAGCGAAATGGAGGATGAAGGCTTCATTCATACGGCTCGTGGGCAAGGCAGCGTGCTGACGACCGATGCAGCGGTGCTGCACAGCGTGAAGCGGGAGATGATCGGCGGCATCGTCGCCGGCTTCATCACGGAGATGCAGGCGCTCGGCATCGGCAAGACAGAGCTGCTGCAGCTCGTGCTGGAGCAGCTGGATGCGCAAGGCCAAGGACAATCGGGAGGAGAGTGA
- a CDS encoding ABC transporter ATP-binding protein, whose product MRGFGGGMGHNMQSRGRAQLKDVPLSRVYGLFRAYRAPLAAILLLALVGGVLGLLPPLVIREIIDGALPERNISQLLVLAAALVLLPLVGGLLSVWQNYENTKVAQGVMRDLRQTLFANLQRQSMSFFTDAKSGEIVQRLTGDVQAVQNIVSTLVVSTVTQSVIVVTTVTILFTLDWQLAVMATVILPLFLLPVRKVSELRKRLRIETQQVRAEMSARLGDLFGVSGALLTRIFQQEPVQQRMFHQQNEEVMRLELRLTLVGRWFGMTLGVLGPLGTALIYLYGGWKVIEGTMTIGSIVAFAAYLGMLYGPVSTLLNLRVELGTVLGVFQRLFEYADLEPDIADRSGAVELANSRGRVEFQDVSFAYESGGDEVLQHITFTASPGEVVAIVGPSGAGKSTLLGMLARLYDPTDGAITLDGLDLRDLTVHSLRRQLAYVTQESFLFHDTVRENLLFASRDATHEQLEEACRQAYIHDVIEALPQGYDTVVGERGHRLSGGERQRLSIARAILKNPRVLILDEATSHLDSASEAYVQAALDKLMVGRTTLVIAHRLSTILAADRIVVLEAGRVVEIGRHEELLAQEGLYARLFRTQFERGQAELGSR is encoded by the coding sequence ATGAGAGGCTTCGGTGGAGGTATGGGCCACAATATGCAGAGCCGGGGCCGGGCGCAGCTGAAGGATGTGCCGCTCTCCCGCGTGTACGGGCTGTTCCGCGCCTACCGGGCGCCGCTCGCGGCTATACTGCTGCTGGCGCTCGTTGGCGGTGTGCTTGGCCTGTTGCCCCCGCTCGTCATTCGAGAGATTATCGACGGCGCGCTGCCAGAGCGCAACATAAGCCAGCTGCTGGTGCTGGCAGCAGCGCTAGTCCTGCTGCCGCTCGTCGGCGGGCTGCTCAGCGTCTGGCAAAACTATGAGAACACGAAGGTAGCCCAAGGCGTCATGCGCGATCTGCGCCAGACGCTGTTCGCGAACCTGCAGCGGCAGTCGATGAGCTTCTTCACCGATGCGAAGTCAGGTGAGATCGTACAGCGGCTGACAGGTGACGTACAAGCGGTGCAGAACATCGTCTCGACGCTCGTCGTCTCGACGGTCACACAATCGGTCATCGTCGTGACGACGGTGACAATTCTGTTCACGCTCGACTGGCAGCTCGCGGTCATGGCTACCGTCATCCTGCCCCTATTCCTGCTGCCGGTGCGCAAGGTGTCCGAGCTGCGCAAGCGGTTGCGGATCGAGACGCAGCAGGTGCGCGCGGAGATGTCCGCGAGACTTGGGGACCTATTCGGCGTCTCCGGTGCGCTCCTGACGCGCATCTTCCAGCAGGAGCCGGTGCAGCAGCGCATGTTCCATCAGCAGAACGAGGAGGTGATGCGGCTCGAGCTGCGGCTGACGCTCGTCGGGCGCTGGTTCGGCATGACGCTCGGCGTACTCGGCCCGCTCGGCACCGCGCTCATCTACCTGTACGGCGGCTGGAAGGTGATCGAGGGAACGATGACGATCGGCAGCATCGTCGCCTTCGCCGCTTATCTGGGCATGCTGTACGGCCCGGTCAGCACGCTCCTGAACCTCCGGGTCGAGCTCGGCACGGTGCTCGGCGTGTTCCAGCGGCTGTTCGAGTATGCGGACCTCGAGCCTGATATCGCTGATCGTTCGGGAGCGGTGGAGCTAGCCAATTCGCGAGGACGAGTCGAGTTCCAGGACGTCTCGTTCGCCTACGAGAGCGGCGGGGATGAGGTGCTGCAGCACATTACGTTCACCGCCTCGCCAGGTGAGGTCGTCGCGATCGTCGGCCCGAGCGGGGCAGGCAAGTCGACGCTGCTCGGCATGCTGGCGCGGCTCTACGACCCGACGGACGGCGCGATCACACTCGATGGTCTCGATCTGCGAGACCTAACGGTACATAGCTTACGTCGCCAGCTAGCCTACGTGACGCAGGAGTCGTTCCTGTTCCATGATACGGTACGCGAGAATCTGCTGTTCGCAAGCCGCGACGCCACACATGAACAGCTGGAGGAGGCGTGTCGTCAGGCGTACATTCATGATGTGATCGAGGCGCTGCCCCAAGGCTACGATACAGTCGTCGGCGAGCGTGGACACCGGCTGTCTGGCGGGGAGCGTCAGCGGCTGTCCATTGCCAGAGCGATATTGAAAAATCCGCGCGTCCTCATACTCGACGAAGCGACGTCGCATCTCGATTCCGCCTCCGAGGCGTATGTTCAAGCGGCGCTCGACAAGCTGATGGTCGGACGGACGACGCTCGTCATCGCCCATCGGTTGTCGACGATACTTGCAGCTGACCGTATCGTCGTGCTGGAGGCCGGGCGTGTCGTCGAGATCGGACGACACGAGGAGCTGCTCGCGCAGGAAGGGCTGTACGCGCGACTGTTCCGAACCCAATTCGAGCGCGGGCAGGCGGAGCTTGGAAGCAGGTAG
- the yyaC gene encoding spore protease YyaC: protein MIWGDSNAAGPLLRKKVKADELHSFMELMQKQGAKAEELVFICIGTDRSTGDSLGPIVGTMLQEAGYTGVIGTLEHPLDASNMHARLIEIPPGSVALAIDACLGQASSVGWYQVSNRPLAPGKSVGKQLPLLGTYSIAAIVNVDQGQKYSILQSTSLYKVMMMAKEITTAIRMAFPLTPQSDSKPSARPHSGGRSEGDTR, encoded by the coding sequence ATGATATGGGGGGACTCGAACGCGGCTGGGCCGTTACTCCGCAAAAAAGTAAAGGCAGACGAGCTGCATTCGTTCATGGAGCTTATGCAAAAGCAAGGCGCGAAGGCAGAGGAGCTCGTCTTCATCTGCATCGGCACTGACCGCTCGACCGGCGATTCGCTCGGTCCAATCGTCGGCACGATGCTGCAGGAGGCAGGCTACACAGGGGTGATCGGCACGCTTGAGCATCCGCTCGACGCGAGCAATATGCATGCGCGGCTGATCGAGATTCCACCGGGCAGCGTCGCGCTCGCCATCGACGCCTGTCTCGGGCAAGCGTCCTCGGTCGGCTGGTACCAGGTGTCCAACCGACCGCTCGCGCCGGGCAAGTCGGTTGGCAAGCAGCTGCCGCTACTAGGCACGTATTCGATCGCAGCGATCGTGAACGTGGACCAAGGGCAGAAGTATTCGATCCTGCAGAGCACCTCGTTATATAAAGTTATGATGATGGCTAAAGAAATTACGACGGCCATCCGAATGGCATTCCCGCTGACGCCGCAGAGCGACAGTAAGCCGTCAGCCCGTCCGCATAGCGGGGGGCGCAGTGAGGGGGACACGCGATGA
- a CDS encoding glycosyltransferase family 2 protein gives MNLFSLLSLLSLAYWLYVLRDTLQARRWMYKLPRSTDRTMFEAQPSVRDQTQPRPSAYRPRKEPAPTQVKASGSEWPLVSIIVAAKEEEESISETVKHLLNQTYPRIEIIAVNDRSQDSTGRRLDELRRWSESRDGLRIPIRIIHITTLPGGWLGKNHALYQGYAEARGKYLLFTDADVLFAPDTVADAVAYMQREHADHVTLAPRIRTRSFWLAAFVEYFFFTFSLYVRPWCANADLQHKHGMGIGAFNLISRHAYEKIGTHRAFPLHPDDDLQLGRMVKRAKLRQRLASAVEHLEVEWYTSLDEAIRGLEKNLFSGFGYKLWLAALGVLGQLLLFFVPLVAWLFAPGWSAVAFGASALLLITVYVMLIRSIAGGTSRGVLVLPATVLLLTYVVIRSVVLTLRQGGIYWRGTFYSLKELRAMRRTDE, from the coding sequence ATGAACCTATTCAGCCTATTATCCCTATTGTCTCTTGCCTATTGGCTTTACGTACTGCGCGATACGCTGCAGGCGCGACGGTGGATGTACAAGCTGCCCCGCTCGACGGATCGGACCATGTTCGAGGCTCAGCCTTCGGTCCGTGACCAGACACAGCCGAGGCCATCGGCTTATCGGCCGAGGAAGGAGCCCGCTCCGACTCAGGTGAAAGCCTCCGGCTCGGAATGGCCGCTCGTCTCCATCATCGTTGCCGCCAAGGAGGAGGAGGAGTCCATCTCCGAGACGGTGAAGCATCTGCTCAACCAGACGTATCCGCGCATCGAGATTATTGCGGTGAACGACCGCTCCCAGGACAGCACGGGACGACGACTTGACGAGCTGCGCCGCTGGTCCGAGAGCCGTGACGGCCTGCGCATCCCGATACGCATTATACATATTACGACACTGCCCGGCGGCTGGCTCGGCAAAAACCACGCCCTCTACCAAGGCTACGCCGAAGCGCGAGGCAAATACCTGCTGTTCACCGACGCCGACGTGCTGTTCGCCCCGGATACCGTAGCCGACGCGGTCGCCTACATGCAGCGCGAGCACGCCGATCATGTGACGCTGGCGCCGCGCATCCGTACGCGCAGCTTCTGGCTTGCCGCGTTCGTCGAATATTTCTTCTTCACGTTCAGCTTGTACGTACGGCCGTGGTGCGCCAATGCCGACCTGCAGCACAAGCACGGCATGGGCATCGGCGCCTTCAACCTGATCTCACGGCATGCCTATGAGAAGATCGGGACCCATCGCGCGTTCCCGCTCCATCCCGACGACGACCTGCAGCTTGGCCGCATGGTCAAGCGAGCGAAGCTGAGGCAGCGACTCGCCTCCGCAGTCGAGCATCTTGAGGTCGAATGGTACACGAGCTTGGACGAGGCGATACGCGGACTAGAGAAGAATCTGTTTTCCGGCTTCGGCTACAAGCTCTGGCTCGCGGCGCTCGGCGTGCTCGGTCAGCTGCTTCTCTTCTTCGTCCCACTCGTCGCCTGGCTCTTCGCCCCCGGCTGGAGTGCCGTTGCGTTCGGCGCATCCGCACTGCTGCTCATTACGGTCTATGTCATGCTGATCCGCTCCATAGCTGGCGGTACAAGCCGCGGCGTGCTGGTGCTGCCAGCGACGGTGCTGCTGCTAACGTACGTCGTCATCCGCTCGGTAGTGCTGACGCTTCGCCAAGGCGGCATCTATTGGCGCGGCACCTTCTACTCCTTGAAGGAGCTGCGAGCGATGCGCAGGACGGACGAATAA
- a CDS encoding aegerolysin family protein: MSAREVHISVINATGIEMQLESKTTLAHGEWASTPTNVPGNGKPVHFQADSDGFATGVEGRIYYSLPNGEICLYFDDPYVGSNGFSGSSSSDSYAVQTIGGSGNSCSVTYIVTNN, translated from the coding sequence ATGTCCGCACGTGAAGTACACATTTCGGTAATCAATGCTACAGGAATTGAAATGCAGCTAGAGAGCAAGACGACTCTTGCACATGGAGAATGGGCCTCCACTCCTACCAATGTTCCGGGTAACGGCAAGCCTGTACATTTTCAGGCTGATTCCGATGGTTTCGCTACCGGTGTGGAAGGCAGAATTTATTACAGCCTGCCAAACGGTGAAATCTGCTTGTACTTTGACGATCCGTACGTAGGCAGCAATGGCTTCTCGGGTTCAAGCAGCTCGGACAGCTATGCAGTTCAAACAATCGGTGGAAGCGGAAATTCTTGCAGCGTTACATACATTGTGACGAATAACTAA
- a CDS encoding dihydrofolate reductase, with product MTISLIAAMDQGGGIGHHNKMPWHLPADLQYFKRTTMGAPVLMGRKTFESIGCKPLPGRRNIVLTRDEQYAAEGCEVVSSVDDIVSLYGQNGDRSGEELFVIGGAEVYKLLLPAADKLYLTEIARRFEADAFFPEVTPEEWQVTSRTAGVKDERNPYDYEFVVYERAR from the coding sequence ATGACGATTTCATTAATAGCGGCGATGGATCAAGGTGGAGGAATCGGACATCACAACAAGATGCCGTGGCATCTGCCGGCGGACCTGCAATATTTCAAGAGGACGACGATGGGGGCGCCGGTCTTGATGGGACGTAAGACGTTCGAGTCGATCGGCTGCAAGCCATTGCCGGGACGGCGCAACATCGTGCTGACGCGCGATGAGCAGTATGCGGCTGAAGGCTGTGAGGTGGTTAGCTCTGTGGACGACATCGTGAGCCTGTACGGTCAGAATGGCGACAGGTCCGGTGAGGAGCTGTTCGTCATCGGCGGCGCGGAGGTGTACAAGCTGCTGCTGCCTGCCGCGGACAAGCTGTACCTGACGGAGATCGCTCGCCGCTTCGAAGCCGATGCGTTCTTCCCGGAGGTTACGCCTGAAGAGTGGCAGGTGACGTCGCGCACGGCCGGGGTGAAGGACGAGCGCAACCCGTACGACTACGAGTTTGTCGTCTATGAGCGGGCCCGTTAA